The sequence CATTTTTGTTACTGGTGGGGTTGTATCCTCTCTAGGTAAAGGTATTGCAGCAGCATCTCTTGCAGCTATTCTAGAAGCTCGTGGTCTTAAAGTGACTATGATGAAGCTTGACCCTTACATCAACGTTGATCCAGGCACAATGAGCCCGACTCAGCATGGTGAAGTGTTCGTTACGGAAGATGGCGCAGAGACTGACCTAGACCTTGGTCACTATGAGCGCTTTATCCGTACCAAGATGACCAAGCGTAACAACTTTACAGCAGGTCGTGTTTACGCCGACGTACTTCGTAAAGAACGTCGTGGTGACTACCTAGGTGCAACTATTCAGGTAATCCCTCACATCACTAATGCTATCAAAGACCGAGTTATTGCTGGTTCTGAAGGCCACGATATCGCGATCGTTGAAGTAGGTGGCACTGTCGGTGATATCGAATCACTACCATTTATGGAAGCGATTCGTCAGCTTGCGGTAGAACTTGGTCGTGAACGTGCAATGTTCATGCACCTGACTCTAGTTCCTTACCTAGCAGCGGCTGGCGAAGTAAAAACTAAGCCAACTCAACACTCTGTAAAAGAGCTGCTATCTATCGGTATTCAGCCAGATATTCTAGTTTGTCGTAGTGATCGCATGATTCCAGCGAACGAGCGTAAGAAAATTGCTCTATTCTGTAATGTTCCAGAAAAAGCTGTAATCTCAATGAAGGATGTGGATTCAATCTACAAGATCCCTCAACTTATTAAGGCTCAAGGTCTGGATGATCTTGTTTGTGCACGCTTTGGCATTACTGCACCTGAAGCTAACCTGTCTGAATGGGAACAAGTTATCTACGAAGAAGCTAACCCAACAGGCGACGTAACCATAGGTATGGTAGGTAAGTACATTGAACTGCCAGATGCATACAAATCTGTAAA is a genomic window of Vibrio japonicus containing:
- a CDS encoding CTP synthase encodes the protein MTTNYIFVTGGVVSSLGKGIAAASLAAILEARGLKVTMMKLDPYINVDPGTMSPTQHGEVFVTEDGAETDLDLGHYERFIRTKMTKRNNFTAGRVYADVLRKERRGDYLGATIQVIPHITNAIKDRVIAGSEGHDIAIVEVGGTVGDIESLPFMEAIRQLAVELGRERAMFMHLTLVPYLAAAGEVKTKPTQHSVKELLSIGIQPDILVCRSDRMIPANERKKIALFCNVPEKAVISMKDVDSIYKIPQLIKAQGLDDLVCARFGITAPEANLSEWEQVIYEEANPTGDVTIGMVGKYIELPDAYKSVNEALKHAGLKNRLNVTIKYVDSQDVESKGDEMFKGLDAILVPGGFGDRGVEGKILAAKYARENNIPYLGICLGMQVALIEYARNVAGMEGAHSTEFNKETKFPVVGLITEWVDETGAVEERTETSDLGGTMRLGSQLCHLEKGTKARELYGSATIHERHRHRYEVNNVLRPQIEKAGLKVSGLSADKKLVEMIENPAHPWFVAAQFHPEFTSTPRDGHPLFAGFVKAAGQYSRGEFEK